A stretch of the Lactuca sativa cultivar Salinas chromosome 9, Lsat_Salinas_v11, whole genome shotgun sequence genome encodes the following:
- the LOC111921336 gene encoding probable (S)-N-methylcoclaurine 3'-hydroxylase isozyme 2, which produces MNLESVRMREMMMFLIPWSLLYFFFFFFRMIRSSKELPLPPGPYAWPIVGNLFQIGKNAHVRLAEMAQVHGPLMSLRLGQQILIVGSSSSAASEILRTHDHVLAGRDVPRVLQGKESTVHNMNLVFTSETDDSWRKIRNLYTSKIFSSKAMESRADMREKKVMEMVKYIASKGDSNIGIKDVMLVTSTNIIGNTSLSMDLVDFEGNGIGAGIKDSVRRLSSLGTQAQLADLYPIFGRWDLLGWKKQVMQIIEQELGPIWEVIIEKKRNGSNTSSYLKDFTDILIEKGCTHQQINALMEELFSAGTESIGFTTEWFVAELLRNQEVMQKARDEVLKTIDGNVVKESDLVHLPFLEACFKETLRLHPPAPLLLPHRAMQTCEVMGYTIPKDSQLLVNVWAISRDPKIWDDPSDFKPERFVGSKLSYKGKDFEYLPFGAGRRMCPGEAMASKTILLAVASLILNFDWFLVNNNFNPADLNMDEALDFPVHKKEPLHVTLKLRQQFKTI; this is translated from the exons ATGAATCTGGAAAGTGTTAGAATGCGAGAGATGATGATGTTCTTGATTCCATGGTCACTCctttacttcttcttcttcttctttcgtATGATTAGATCTTCGAAAGAGCTACCACTCCCACCAGGCCCATATGCATGGCCAATCGTAGGCAACCTTTTTCAAATAGGAAAAAATGCTCATGTTCGTCTTGCAGAGATGGCCCAAGTGCATGGACCACTCATGTCACTCCGTCTTGGTCAACAAATCCTTATCGTCGGATCATCATCTTCTGCAGCTTCGGAAATTCTCAGGACCCATGATCATGTGCTTGCGGGTCGAGACGTACCAAGAGTGCTTCAAGGCAAGGAATCAACCGTTCACAATATGAATCTTGTCTTTACATCAGAAACCGATGATTCCTGGAGGAAAATCCGGAATCTCTATACATCAAAGATTTTTTCAAGTAAAGCTATGGAATCTCGTGCGGACATGAGAGAGAAGAAAGTTATGGAGATGGTGAAGTACATAGCTTCAAAAGGTGATTCTAATATCGGTATAAAAGATGTCATGCTTGTAACTTCCACCAACATCATAGGAAATACATCATTATCCATGGATCTTGTTGACTTTGAAGGCAATGGAATAGGTGCAGGGATCAAGGACTCTGTAAGAAGACTTTCTTCCTTGGGTACACAGGCACAATTAGCAGACTTATATCCGATATTTGGCCGATGGGATCTTCTTGGCTGGAAGAAGCAGGTCATGCAGATCATAGAACAAGAGCTTGGACCTATCTGGGAGGTTATCATCGAAAAGAAAAGAAATGGAAGCAATACTTCTTCGTATTTAAAAGATTTTACTGATATTTTAATTGAAAAAGGCTGTACACATCAACAAATCAATGCTTTGATGGAg GAGCTTTTTTCGGCTGGCACTGAATCTATAGGATTTACGACAGAATGGTTTGTTGCGGAGCTTCTCAGAAACCAAGAGGTAATGCAAAAGGCTAGGGATGAAGTTCTGAAAACGATTGATGGGAATGTAGTTAAAGAATCAGATTTGGTTCATCTTCCCTTTCTCGAAGCATGCTTCAAGGAAACCCTAAGATTGCACCCACCAGCACCACTTCTTCTGCCTCATAGAGCTATGCAAACATGTGAGGTGATGGGATACACTATTCCAAAAGATAGTCAATTATTGGTTAACGTCTGGGCAATCAGTCGTGATCCCAAGATCTGGGATGACCCTTCGGACTTCAAACCTGAAAGATTCGTCGGATCAAAGTTGAGTTATAAAGGTAAAGACTTTGAGTACCTGCCATTTGGTGCTGGGAGAAGAATGTGTCCTGGAGAAGCCATGGCTTCCAAGACGATACTCCTAGCCGTGGCTTCATTGATTCTAAACTTTGACTGGTTCCTTGTGAACAACAACTTCAATCCCGCGGACCTTAACATGGATGAGGCCTTGGATTTCCCTGTGCACAAGAAAGAACCATTGCATGTTACTCTGAAGCTTCGTCAGCAGTTCAAGACTATTTGA